CTACTCATGAGCTGACACTTGTCTCTTAGCTCTTGGTTCAAACGAGGATCTCCCCCCTTTCCTTTGAATCATCCCTCCCTTTCCTCCAGTCCCGACCTCCTCCCTCCCCTTTTCCTAATCACATCTCCCTTAGTCCTTCATTCTTCCCTAACTCCCCAGTCCTGCTCCATCTCTCCTCCATTCCTTCTAACTCTAGTCAACCCGTCTTTATATTTCCCACCTCTGACCCTAGATGGGTGATGGTCCCAGTAGACCTTGGATCCCCTTCCTCCTAGTTGACTTGGTTCAAACGAGGATCTCCCCCCTTTCCTTCGAATCGTCCCTCCCTTTCCCCTAGTCCGTACCTCCTCCCTCCCCTTCTCCTCATCGCCTCTCCCTTAGTCCTTCATTCTCCCCTAACTTCCCAGTCCTACTCCATCTCTCATCCATTCCTTACAACTCTGGTCAACCCATCTCCACTGATATTCTCAAAGTTGCTCCCCTCCAAGCCCAAGTAGTGGATCCCTACCCTCAAGAGCTTCCTCtagttccccccccccccccccccaactcaTCCCTATCTAAATTTAAGGAGCCCCATCGTATTAGGAAGGCTTATTTGGAGTTTGAGAGATTTGTGGGTATAACTTTTGGGGAACGCGAAGAAGACTAAATTGCTCTGTTTCAATTCCTTGAAGAGGTGCGAGGGCCATGACCACTTCAAAAAGGACCCCCAAATTTCCTAGTGGAGAGAGCTCGTCGGTTTGGAGTCTTTTGTCAACTATGACGGTGGCACTAGCTCTAGGTCCTCGAAAAAAGGGAGAAGGGGAGAGTTTGTGTGCCAATGAAGATTCTCACCTAGAAAATCCATGAACTCAAATGTAGGAAGAATAAGACCCATGTCAAAAACATGTGCAGGAAATTCAAGCCTCAGATTGTGATGCTCCAAGAAACCAAATTCCAATCTATGAATAAATCTGATATTGATGACATGTGGGGGAGTTTGTCAGAAAGATTGGATCTCACTAAGATGCAAATGGCTCCTCGTTGCCTGGGATTCCTTTTCTTGGTGCAAGGACTCCCTTATTAGAGCCTATTTGGTCTATGTGGTTCTAATAAGGGCCTTTTTTCGAGATCCAAATGGGTTTTCTTCTCGATCTATGGCCCttgtaaagcttcttcaagacaTCTCCTTTGGAACAATCTCAATCCTCTTAGACAAAATTATATCTTGCCTTAGTGTCTCGGAGGTGACTTTAatgttatttatttttcttttgaaaacttGAACGGTGGTAGCCTTTACTTGGTGTAATGGTCAATCCCCATCCTCTCCCCACCACATGATTGGCTAGAAGTCTTTCCTCTGGTCTCCTAGAGGGGCTTTCCCCGCCctatagagctgggcattgagtcgagtcggaccgagttagggctgactcgactcgatctggttttgaaataggccttacccgaactcgatccgactcgataccgagtccaacatgcctaactcgatccgagtccggtcgggcctggactaatccagactgagtctgatccggtcagaagtaccgagtcgggtcgagttggcaccgagttagattgagagatgagggagggagagaccgagcaagtggagaggaggaggaggagaatgaTGGTGGTGAGTGGCTGTCGGGCTtaaaagatgaggaggatgagtgagggagagagaggggctgagcttggaagatgaggaggatgagggagggaaagagattttgggatcgggtcggggtagggtgtggcaggtagggttagagagtcggttTTTGGATCGAGTCAGttttcggatcgagtcaggtctaaccggatcgagtttcgggtcgagtcaggctgagttactaggtaactcgaactcgactcgatttgagttcggattgggcgaagcctactcggttcggaccgactcaaccattcagttcgggtcgagtcggatctgaacgagtcgaacaagtcgagttagccggatcaAGTCGTCCCGTGCCCAACAACTACCCCATTTTACTAGATGTCCTTGAGGAAAGTTGGGGGCCCAGGCCCTTTAGATTTGAGCTTTCCTGACTCGAGATTGAAGGCTTCTCCTCTTTGGTTTCGAATTGGTGGAGCTCCTTTTCCATCTCCAGCAACCCTAGCTTCATCTTGAGTCAAAAGCTAAAACTTCTCGAGTCTAAATTGATCGCGTGGAGGAAGGAGACTCAGGATGATCTAGAGGTTGCTGCCGCTAACAATCTTTCAACAATTCAATCTCTTGATGTGCAGGAAGAATCTCCCCCTCTCGAGTATCAAGCCCATAATGGATACTTATATATTCTCTTAGTTGACATGTACTAAACTATGTGGAACACTTGATGGGGACTATTAGATGCATTTTATCATTATTTCTATGACCTCAAGGGCATATGCCTTTTTTCCTTTGCTTGGGGTAGTAAAGCACCTCAAGGTTTTTGTCTTTTAAGCACATCCAACTATGCAAGTCGttcccctttttttcttttcctttttcctttgttGAAAGGTAATAGAACTTTtattcaaaacaaaacaaagcacgaaaaaaaactacaagaaaaaaaaaaaaaaaaaaaaaaacagcaacaaAGGTACACCAAGTAGGCAACCCAACTACAGCCCAAAGAAATCCATATTACATCTCTCGAGATTAGACACAAAGAAAGCCCATTCAATAACCAGCGATCTAATCCTTTGGGAGGTGCTTTCCACCGATTTAAAGGCATTATTGAAGCACCtagcattcctttcttcccaaatagCCCACTAAATAGCAAGAAGAGTCATTCTCCAAAGGATCTTCTCTTTCCCAAGAATGACCCCATTCCAAGCCGATAGGAGGCGATCCACCGAGTCTAAGGCAACCCACGTTACAAGAAAAATGACCCAAAATGTCCTCCAAATCGGACCCAAAAAAGGGGCAATGCAAAAAGAGGTGATCCACTATTTCTTCGTCTCTAATACACAAGATGCAAATTTGGGATCACCCTTCCACGTTTCCGCAAATTATCCGCAGTAAGAACCTATTATTCATTACATAACTATAACACTTGTATCAATTGCAGTTATTAGAGTGTGGTTAGGGAGTATTACTTTACTTTATGGTCTTTTCCCATCAACCCTTTCATAAAGGGCATTTCTATAATTTCATCTATTAAGGCGTAGGGCCCTATGCTACAGACCCCCATTGGTCTAGGTCACTGATAGAGGTGCCACAAGTTTATGAGAAGTGTTAAGCTTCCATTATCTGGGTCAAACTGTTCACTTTTAAACACATGCTCATGTGTGTGATAATTAATGTGGATGGCACAAAAAATTGACTAGGCGTTTGCTTGAGGTACTACTACTACTATGGACATTCTGGAGTCCAGTAAAGATTCACAAACCTCTGGTCGAACTCTCTTCACATAAGCAGCAATGCCTGCTATTAATCCACCACCACCCACAGGTACAAAGATTGCATGTAATGGACCTTTTAATTGCCGAACTATCTCCATGCCAACAGTTCCCTGGCCCATGATGACATCAGGATGATCAAAAGGAGGAATGAACGTGCGACCATCCTGCTCACCCCGTTGTTTAGCGTATGCTTGTGCTTCATCATAAGAATCCCCGATGAGAACAACAGTTGCACCTAATCTCTCAACAGATTTCCACTGAGcaaatagaaaggaaaaaaaaaaaaaaaacaaaatgaaaatctgAACCATTAGCGAAAAGGACTGAATCAAATGTAACTCCAAACCTAATGGTCAAAAAAAAACATTAAGCTAGTTTTCCATGTCTAATGCATGTTGGTTAACTTCTAGAAATTATATCATTTATTACCTTGATCTCTGGTGTTGTAACAGGCATAACTATCACTGCATCGCAATTTAGTTTTTGTGcagccaatgcaactccttgagCATGGTTTCCAGCTGATGAGCAGATAACTCCCCTATCCAACTGGTCTCTAGAAAGCTTGGCCATCATATTATATGCTCCTCGCAACTTAAATGAGAAAACCTACATATTGAATTATCAAGGCAATCATTACTAAGCTAGGTAACTTGGATGCAGATATGAGGTCTCAGGTACAGAAATCATGGAATATCAGAAATGTTGACACATCTGTAACATAATGAAATATAGATATGTTCAGGAGTGGTCACCTACAATAGTCGTACCCTACAAAACATTTTCTGCCCTTCAGTATTTTTTGTTCCAAGTTTATCCAAGTTTACCCCATAAATTATCATATTTATACAAGGGAAAAATGGTTTCAAAAATAGCTTGTAGATTAAGCTGACCTACAACCAGTTGTGGGCAATCAATCCTCTATTAGAATTATCAATATGCCTGTGTGTTAAATCATATGGAAAGTATAGAGTTGAGAAGCAAGATGAGAGAAGCATCGTGATACTTACAAGAATGAAAGGAAAGCAAAGTTGTAGCAACTATCGCATAATCAAACTTATTAATTACGCTATGAAGCAATGGAGGTTGGTGGGCCAAAGGCTAAACAAGATCAAGGATGTTAAAGAATTAGTGTGGCTCTATCCTAGGGAGAGGAGACCAACAATCAAAGATACTTTCCTACTTACCTTTTATTGACATGAAGGAAACATACAATGGAGTAACAAGGAGGTTCTATGGAGGGTGATAAGCGACAAGGGGAACCCGTAAGATATGGCAATGTCATTAAAGGCGTGCATGGGTGTTTTGTTACATAAGTGAAGATGGCTTGTTGGGAGACAAATTAGTTCCCGGAAGAAGGCCTTCATCAAGATCCACATTAAGCTCTTACCCATTATCAACATTGTAGATGAATTATCAACTATCATCCAGGATGAGGTTCCTTGGTATATGCCGTTGACGATTATGTGGTTCCTTGGTCGAGTATGTTTTACGGAGCTCTGCCAAAGGTACCAGCCTTTTCCTCGCCCGTGGACAGGAATGGAGTGCTCACAGTCGATAACCTTCACAAGTGGGGAATGGTTCTCCCCAACATTTCTCTCCTTTGCATGAGAGACACGGAATCAATTGCCCACCTTTTCATCTCATGCCCTTTCACTGCTGGGCTGTGGGACAGCATTTTGGAATTTTACAACATTCCTTTGGTGATGCAATTTCAATAGAGCAGCTGTTCTCAGCTTGACACAGCAGTGTGCCAGTTAGTAACGGCAAGGTTCGGAGGCGGTTAGCCTCTCTAGTGGTCTTATGGACCATTTGAGGAGAAAGGAATAACTGCTGCTTTAGAAACTCTAGTGGGTCCATTTCGGCAGCAATCAGGAAAGTCTTTTTGTATTATCTGGGATTGGGACCCTGATTAAGGGGGATTTTTTCTGTTTTGCTTCTTTTTGTTTCTTAGGTTGCTGCCTGCCTGCCAGCCCATCTgtttctgttttgttttgtttttttctgcCTTGGGGTGTTTTTTGATATAAttctttacctttcaaaaaaaaattgatgatATGGTGCTAGTTGATGAGACAAGAGGGGGAAAATGATAAATTGGTTGGAGGAAGGTTCTAGAATCTAGATGTTCAAAAAATTAGTAGAAATATGAGTATTTGAAACGCCACTCAAGCAGAAATAGCCATAGATGCAGCCTTCATTTAAAATTCATGGCTGGTAGATTCTTAAAAGTCATCTCTCATCTGTTTCACTTGACATTTTTTTGAAAAGGCTGTTTCACTTAACATGGCTCACAACGATGGAAAAGTCAAGGGGGACATTTCCAATAGAATTAGAGTCATGTGGGTGAAGTTAAGGTATGCCTCTGGAGTTTTGTGCGATCATTGCATGCTGATGGCACTCAAGGGAGCATTCTATAAGATAGTTATCAGATGAAATGTACTTATATGAGGCGAAGTGTCAGGCAATTAAGAGGCAACATGAGCAGAGGATGAACATTGCAGATATGGGAAGTTTAGATGGATGTGGGAAGGCTTGGAAGGACAGAATTAAGAATAAGGTCTCAAAGCAACCTGATAGTTTTTCTATGAGTTCTTTTGGCAATTTGTGTAATACTTGAACTATCCTACGGAGGAGAACTTAGGGCCATTTGGTAGCATCAGAAGTTCAATCTCTGATTAGTTAGTTAGGGACATGTCTCTTGTTCATGATTTGTCTACTGCTTGTCTGCACACAACCCAAAAAATTAAAGACAAGTCCAATATTTTTAACCGTTATAGGCCTTTCTCATTCCTAGAAAATAGAGACCAGCTAGTCCTCATCATAGTACACGGCGGGCCATTATCTTTGGTGCAACccggttatcgagtcaatgaAATCAcgatacccaaattacaaagaatggacaagagtacacctgtaagaatatttgagtagagagCAAGGTGTTTTGTATTGGTAACGGTGGTTGTAACAGTCATCACCGTTACCGATATGGTGTATTGGCGTAACGACCATTACATTCCCAtatcaattgattttttttttcctcaaaaaattCTGGAAAAACTAtccaaaattttcagaaaatgtaaatattccaaatatgcattcattttttgtttcgaacaagtttatggtagtgtaacggtccactctttggtgagagtgctATATCGGGTTGTCTGATGAATGCATGAACCTGACAACCTAGGACTGACTATAAAACTTTTATATCTAATTTTCTAATTATATAATATCAATGATGAatttattagaatgaatgtaataccaaagcATCTCACATTTGCAGGCTTTACTATTATCTATAGTGTTGGTGTATTACATACCTCGCAActcacatacatttcatttcaacatACAGACTCCAGAGACTTTTGTGTCATATCGTGTAATTTCTATACTTAATAATTTGATATCATTGCCCCtaataaatcttaagaaaaaattaaaattaaattcggGAATTTTGTGTTGCAATTTGGCAAACCACTCAATGCCCCAAATCAACCTCAAATTCGTGCAATCTATTGTCACTTATCCCACCAATGGATCgatggacatttattagatgatgaagaataaatatttcaaaaaattagtGGCTgcaaatcaatagttaaaatcattcaacaatttgattttgggattatgacatagCAGTAATGGTCCCATAATTTagttggttaattttgagttaatacatgcctCATATACAATTTTTTTAGGGCCCGGATTAGGTGGGAGTCGAGTTAAGTGTAGCACacaccacccacctcagtggTGTGTTAATGTGGTAAagtttcgtggggcccaccatgtatgtgttatatccacaccgtccatccattttgccaaataattttagggcatgatcccaaatatgaggcagatcctaaGCTCAAATGTGTTGCAGATCCACTGTCCATCTTCAAGTGCCGCACGCATGCCACATTCCAACCATGTGTTCCcttcatgtgccacatgtgcgaAGTTTGACATGCAATGGATGCGCACCATATGCCAACATACATCATCAAGCACCCCGCATGTGCCGCAAGTGTCATTCTACGTCTTCAAGCACCATGCCTACACCACATTTGCGCCATATATTTTCAAGCACCACATGTGTTGCATATGCCATGTTTTCAATatgcacatgcatcacatgtgccaaATAATCCTTATTCTAGGCGTCAAACAAGCATCATGAGAATAACTAGTCCAGGACAGCATGACTCAGCCAACCAAGATTGGGGCAAGCCTAACCTAGACATGTTATAAAGGACTAAACTATTGATGCCGCCAAACAAATCCTAACATTTTTAGGGAGGAAGTATTATGTCCAATAAAGAAATTATAAAAGATTCAACTAGTTAGAAAGTTTTTTGGTTGTCTTGATTCAACTTAGTCACTTTTCCTTTTAGGGGGTGTTTAGATTGCGAGAACACAGGAAATTCTATTTCCATTTAAATCGAGTTTGTCACGGTTTGTGTACAAAAGTAATAGTGGAATTCAATTTTCACTTCCAACGTTTTACTCAAGAAATGTCGACATTGATTTCTCCAAccaaaaattttatatatatatatatatatcgattcTAAAGGTTATGAGAGGGAATTCTCCCATTTTTACAGTTGACATTATAACAtttccataaataaataaataaataaataaaacacggTCGAAACCAAGCAACAGAATTATTGTTGGATTCCTCGGTTTTCCATTCACTGGGGATTCCATAGGGGTTTTCCTTGTCAACATTTTGGATTCTCTCTATCCAAACAGGAGTTCCCAGAACACAACATAAAACAAACAGCACAAATAAGGAATTACTTGATATGGTGGCAAAGTAGGATGATCCATAAGCATGCGCACAGCCGATGTACATGGCATGCATGTAAATCAATCCAAACTGTAGATGGGCTATGACCAGACAATCATTCTGAATTGATAATATGAACTTCCATGTCGGTGGCTATCAAACGGACAGCTAGAACAAAAAATAGTTAACTGCTCGAATAAGATAAACAAGCGCCCATCAATCAGAGGCTAGGATGCTCGAATACATCTGATATTTCAGCTATTCCTGTCTACAATGGGACCAACGGGtaagatggtttggattgagatgcATGTATGCAACATAGTGCATAATGAGGGATTGGTAATGTACATCCTGCTGGAGTATCATAGCTCAAGGTGGGAATACTAGGTCTGTAAAATAGGCCCAGCTAGAAAATTGGACTTCTAGGTCCAGCTCACCACAAGCCGCGTATGGGTCTAATTTTTAGGCCTGCGGGCTGGGCTGGCAGCTTGATTTTAAGGCCTGATAAACTAACAGAATGTGTCTGGGGCTATGTTTAACAACAATTGTCTATTACAGCACAGCCCAAACCCAGCCACAAGCCTGTTTCTGGCTACCAAGAGCTGAGCCAGGACCAAACTTTCCCACCCAGAAGACAAAATGAGCCAGGCAGGGGCTGACAATGGCCCAGGCTGAGTCCAGCCCTAAATAATACTTCACAAGGAAGGATCTTCCTAGCTAATGACTAGGAGAACCAACCAAGACTATGCTGAAGAAGCtacaaagaagaaatgaaaaggaaaagaaaatgagaccACATTTTTGTCATGAACTTGGAAGTAGAATGCAACAAAAGGAAAGATGAAacaatcaacatcagttcaatgaAATCAATTCCATGAAAACCCGAGTTATAAGGGATAGAAAACCAAAaccaagaaagaaaaagaaagaaggacaGAATACTTCCATTCAGGACCAGATATTTGGTTAGAGAACCAATCACCCTGCCCAACTTTTCATCCAATATGTCACCTCCATAAGAAATCAGAGCCATGAAAACAGCGGGCCCGACAATGAAGATCACCCAGCACAAAACTAGgtcatccactcatcaggcaggccacgCCATTGAAATATAAATAGACCACCGACAATGGTTCAACATACAGGTGTGACACATGCGATCTTCACGACGGGACCCGAGTTTTACATAGGTCAGATGTCCTACAAATATGCCACTTTCAATAGGGTTAAAAGGGCTGCATGCTGAGTTAGAGTACAACTGGCCGCACATAATCAGTTCTCATTTGGTTAAGGGCACATGCATTATGTGCTGATAACAAGCATTATTTAACTACTACTCAGAAAAATCATAAACTGTAAAGTGAAGAACGAAAGCATGACAAAAGAATCAATCAGAACCGTTTGATCCATGCACAATTGAGAAGCGGATGACTCACAGGTTGCAAATCCTCCCTCTTGAGCCAGACATGGACCCCGATCCTATCCGAGAGCTTGGGCGCATAATCCAGCGGTGACTCAATGGCAACGTCATAGACCTTGGATGAAAGTATGTTGGTGAGGTAGCACATGGCATTGGGCCCACTGACTTTCTCAACGCCCGCTGCCGTCGTCTTGTCCAGGACGGCGCCAAGAGAGCCGCTCTCGTACTGCAAGGAATCGGAAGAGAGCTTCTTGAGAGGAGTGATtggaggagaagaaggagaagagctCTGATCGGGAAGAGGTTTCTGGATGGAGATTTCAGGAGCGCCTTTGGCTACAGCAGCAACGACCAGAGGCTTCATCGTCGTCACCATGGGCCTTTTGAATGGAAGGGCCGAGTGTGCACGTGATGGGAATTGCAGAGGCACATGTGAGAGGGTGGGGTAGACGATCGCCTCCATTGAAGAGATTGGGAAGAACGGTACGGGGATTTAGGTGGGGTTTTTGAGCTGCTGGTTTTATAAACGGTCTGGTCGCTATATTGGGATTACCTGTGGAAAAAAGGGTGAATGTTCACCACCGTTTTGGCATCTTTTAcgccaatccaaaccatccaatatgCTGGTAACGTCGTTGATGGATCATGGCTATAAAATAATACTGATTGTGAAAATCTATCCGTCTAGTTAATGGATATGGAACGGATGGTTAAGAGTAAGATAGTGAGCGGTCCACATTTCAGGGAAAATCGGAGAATTACCATCATTTTCTGTGTATTTTTTTGAGGTATTTTCTAAAGTCTAGTTGCTTAGGTGCGTGTCTTGATTCTTTTCTCGCATGTGCGTGTCTTTTatcaccggacgcggatttcctgcgaaagttcGCAGGAAGCTCCTGCAAAAGGATGCTCAATgcggcccaccaccatgtttatgggaaatatactccgt
This region of Magnolia sinica isolate HGM2019 chromosome 1, MsV1, whole genome shotgun sequence genomic DNA includes:
- the LOC131253230 gene encoding threonine dehydratase 1 biosynthetic, chloroplastic isoform X3, producing the protein MEAIVYPTLSHVPLQFPSRAHSALPFKRPMVTTMKPLVVAAVAKGAPEISIQKPLPDQSSSPSSPPITPLKKLSSDSLQYESGSLGAVLDKTTAAGVEKVSGPNAMCYLTNILSSKVYDVAIESPLDYAPKLSDRIGVHVWLKREDLQPVFSFKLRGAYNMMAKLSRDQLDRGVICSSAGNHAQGVALAAQKLNCDAVIVMPVTTPEIKWKSVERLGATVVLIGDSYDEAQAYAKQRGEQDGRTFIPPFDHPDVIMGQGTVGMEIVRQLKGPLHAIFVPVGGGGLIAGIAAYVKRVRPEVKIIGVEPFDANAMALSLHHGQRIMLEQVGGFADGVAVKVVGEETFRLCRELVDGVVLVSRDAICASIKDMFEEKRSILEPAGALALAGAEAYCKYYGRKGENVVAITSGANMNFDRLRLVTELADVGRQREAVLATFMPEDKGSFKRFCELVGPINITEFKYRYDARKNEALVLYSVGVHTVAELEAMVERMESSQLRTINLTNNDLAKDHLRHLTSLILKKYQVTLQPMNAWSALKE
- the LOC131253230 gene encoding threonine dehydratase 1 biosynthetic, chloroplastic isoform X4 encodes the protein MEAIVYPTLSHVPLQFPSRAHSALPFKRPMVTTMKPLVVAAVAKGAPEISIQKPLPDQSSSPSSPPITPLKKLSSDSLQYESGSLGAVLDKTTAAGVEKVSGPNAMCYLTNILSSKVYDVAIESPLDYAPKLSDRIGVHVWLKREDLQPVFSFKLRGAYNMMAKLSRDQLDRGVICSSAGNHAQGVALAAQKLNCDAVIVMPVTTPEIKWKSVERLGATVVLIGDSYDEAQAYAKQRGEQDGRTFIPPFDHPDVIMGQGTVGMEIVRQLKGPLHAIFVPVGGGGLIAGIAAYVKRVRPEVKIIGVEPFDANAMALSLHHGQRIMLEQVGGFADGVAVKVVGEETFRLCRELVDGVVLVSRDAICASIKDMFEEKRSILEPAGALALAGAEAYCKYYGRKGENVVAITSGANMNFDRLRLVTELADVGRQREAVLATFMPEDKGSFKRFCELVGPINITEFKYRYDARKNEALVLYSVGVHTVAELEAMVERMESSQLRTINLTNNDLAKDHLRHLGLPTKKTIGCSYEDRGLYFLN
- the LOC131253230 gene encoding threonine dehydratase 1 biosynthetic, chloroplastic isoform X2; the encoded protein is MEAIVYPTLSHVPLQFPSRAHSALPFKRPMVTTMKPLVVAAVAKGAPEISIQKPLPDQSSSPSSPPITPLKKLSSDSLQYESGSLGAVLDKTTAAGVEKVSGPNAMCYLTNILSSKVYDVAIESPLDYAPKLSDRIGVHVWLKREDLQPVFSFKLRGAYNMMAKLSRDQLDRGVICSSAGNHAQGVALAAQKLNCDAVIVMPVTTPEIKWKSVERLGATVVLIGDSYDEAQAYAKQRGEQDGRTFIPPFDHPDVIMGQGTVGMEIVRQLKGPLHAIFVPVGGGGLIAGIAAYVKRVRPEVKIIGVEPFDANAMALSLHHGQRIMLEQVGGFADGVAVKVVGEETFRLCRELVDGVVLVSRDAICASIKDMFEEKRSILEPAGALALAGAEAYCKYYGRKGENVVAITSGANMNFDRLRLVTELADVGRQREAVLATFMPEDKGSFKRFCELVGPINITEFKYRYDARKNEALVLYSVGVHTVAELEAMVERMESSQLRTINLTNNDLAKDHLRHLDAANLKILKEWPDEFNNKPLEEWAREHDIMLEYDTLNS